One region of Ictalurus punctatus breed USDA103 chromosome 6, Coco_2.0, whole genome shotgun sequence genomic DNA includes:
- the itga6a gene encoding integrin alpha-6 isoform X2, whose protein sequence is MEISGLRSSLNVWIFLLLLLLATASAFNLDTENALRKNGDPGSLFGFSLALHRQLQPVDKRKLLIGAPRAKALSNQGANITGGLYSCDITTHTDDCNRIEFDNDADMRVESKENQWMGVTVQSQGPGGKIVTCAHRYQRRLFVNTPQESRDITGRCYLLSQDFSIDGQSDEDGGNWKFCEGRPRGHERFGACQQGLAATFTKDYHYVIFGAPGAYNWKGIVRVEQKNNTLLEMGFYDDGPYEVGDESRLDPELVPVPANSYLGFSLDSGYNITEKGKLIVVSGAPRANHSGAVVLLRKEGEVSTMLAPEYVLEGPGLASSFGYDVAVVDLNGDGWQDIVVGAPQFFQRDGEVGGAVYVYINKAGKWSTVVPIRLNGTKDSMFGLAVENIGDINLDSYEDIAVGAPYADSGSGRVYIYHGSAYGINTKPAQILEGRPHGINMFGYSLAGNMDLDDNSYPDLAIGSLSDAAFVYRARPVISMKKEIKVTPKEIDLTKKTCGNSICLNVDVCFTYKANPVTYNPKLTISYMLETESQRRKQGLHSRMSFLDKKPTDQDFQSTGTLELRGQNKKTCHKVKLRLQENIKDKLRAIPIEVSYAIEGAKRGKSQTSLPELVPVLDSNIPSKTSTEVNFLKEGCGSDNICQSNLQLQCRFCYRESNHDIFPPLPMKNDIAVVSLSDQKDIALEVTVKNRNGDDAHEAKLMGWFGDSLSYSGFRSQKTTDKHVICAANQNGSQVDCELGNPFKRDSEVTFYIILSTARISLHTTEVEVDLQLETTSLQGGLERVRAKAKVVIELLLSVQGVAKPSQMYFGGNVRGESAMKTEEEVGSLIEYEFRVMNLGKPLKSYGSASINIQWPKESAVGKWLLYLVKITSRGLEQITCSPENEINPNGLTEGSTFSRRKRQAEPNRTSEGSKISLFTEKRKYKTLSCAGDLNCVDIKCPLQGLDSSAHIILRSRLWNTTFLEDYASYNYLDLIVKASISLDVSAKNIVLKNPETQVRLTIFPENTVAHYGGVPWWIILVAVLAGILMLALLVLLLWKCGFFNRTQKDQYDAAYHKAEIHAQPSDTDKLSTEA, encoded by the exons ATGGAGATTTCTGGTCTGCGGAGTTCTCTCAATGTGTGGATTTTTCTCCTTTTGCTGCTATTGGCAACTGCAAGCGCATTTAACCTGGACACAGAAAACGCGTTGAGGAAGAACGGGGATCCCGGCAGCCTCTTTGGTTTCTCTCTCGCACTGCACCGGCAGCTACAACCAGTGGATAAGAGAAA ACTTCTGATTGGAGCTCCTAGGGCCAAAGCTTTATCCAATCAGGGTGCAAACATCACTGGGGGTTTGTACAGCTGTGACATCACCACTCATACGGATGACTGTAATCGGATTGAGTTCGACAATGACG CTGATATGCGTGTGGAGAGTAAGGAGAATCAGTGGATGGGGGTGACTGTGCAGAGTCAGGGGCCAGGTGGAAAGATTGTG ACCTGCGCTCACCGATACCAGCGACGGCTGTTTGTGAACACACCACAGGAGTCACGGGACATTACTGGGCGCTGCTACTTACTCAGTCAGGATTTCAGCATTGATGGCCAGTCAGATGAAGATGGCGGCAACTGGAAATTCTGTGAAGGTCGTCCCAGGGGTCATGAGAGGTTTGGTGCCTGTCAGCAAGGTCTGGCTGCAACTTTCACCAAAGACTACCATTATGTCATCTTTGGAGCCCCAGGAGCTTATAACTGGAAAG GAATTGTGCGAGtagagcaaaaaaacaacactctCCTGGAAATGGGCTTTTATGATGACGGCCCATATGAGGTTGGGGATGAAAGTCGTTTGGATCCAGAACTGGTGCCTGTACCTGCTAACAGTTACTTAG GTTTCTCTCTGGATTCTGGTTACAACATTACTGAGAAGGGCAAACTGATTGTGGTGTCTGGAGCTCCGAGAGCCAACCACAGTGGAGCAGTGGTGCTGCTGAGGAAAGAGGGTGAGGTGTCCACCATGCTGGCGCCAGAGTATGTGCTAGAAGGACCTGGACTTGCCTCTTCATTTGGATACGATGTAGCAGTTGTGGATCTCAATGGAGATGG ATGGCAGGACATTGTGGTGGGAGCTCCTCAGTTCTTCCAGAGAGATGGTGAGGTGGGGGGAGCAGTGTATGTCTACATCAACAAGGCTGGAAAGTGGAGCACTGTCGTCCCCATCCGCCTCAATGGAACTAAAGACTCAATGTTTGGACTGGCAGTGGAGAATATTGGAGACATCAATCTGGATTCCTATGAAG ATATTGCTGTTGGTGCTCCTTATGCAGATTCAGGCTCTGGTAGAGTGTACATCTATCATGGATCAGCTTATGGCATTAACACCAAACCAGCTCAG ATTCTGGAAGGTAGACCTCATGGCATAAACATGTTTGGCTATTCATTGGCTGGGAACATGGACTTGGACGACAACTCCTACCCAGATCTTGCCATTGGATCTCTGTCTGATGCTGCGTTTGTGTACag GGCCAGACCTGTCATCAGCATGAAGAAGGAAATCAAGGTTACACCAAAGGAAATTGACTTGACAAAGAAAACGTGTGGAAACAGTATTTG TTTGAACGTTGATGTCTGCTTTACCTATAAAGCAAATCCTGTTACTTACAACCCCAAACTGA CCATTTCCTACATGCTCGAGACAGAGTCACAACGCAGAAAGCAGGGGTTGCACTCTAGAATGTcctttctggataaaaagccAACTGATCAAGACTTCCAGTCTACAGGCACATTAGAACTGAGAGGACAGAACAAGAAAACATGTCACAAAGTCAAACTCCGACTGCAG GAGAACATCAAAGATAAACTGAGAGCAATCCCTATTGAGGTGTCCTATGCTATTGAGGGTGCTAAGAGAGGGAAAAGTCAGACCTCACTACCAGAGCTGGTGCCTGTGCTGGACTCGAATATACCAAGCAAGACCAGCACTGAA GTGAACTTCCTAAAGGAGGGGTGTGGTTCTGACAACATTTGTCAGAGTAACCTGCAGCTCCAATGCAGATTCTGTTACAGAGAATCAAACCATGACATATTTCCTCCATTGCCTAT GAAGAATGATATTGCAGTGGTATCTCTGAGTGACCAAAAGGACATTGCTCTGGAGGTAACAGTGAAGAATAGGAATGGAGATGATGCTCATGAAGCCAAACTAATGGGATGGTTTGGTGATTCGCTTTCATACTCTGGATTCAGATCTCAGAAAACTACA GACAAGCATGTGATCTGTGCGGCCAATCAGAATGGCTCACAAGTAGACTGTGAACTGGGGAACCCATTCAAAAGAGATTCTGAG GTAACTTTTTACATTATCCTGAGCACTGCCAGGATCTCCCTCCACACCACTGAGGTTGAGGTTGACCTCCAGCTAGAGAC AACGAGTCTGCAGGGGGGtttagagagagtgagggcTAAAGCTAAAGTCGTGATTGAACTTCTGCTATCAGTGCAAGG GGTTGCCAAGCCATCACAGATGTATTTTGGAGGGAATGTTAGAGGAGAGAGTGCCATGAAGACAGAGGAAGAAGTTGGCAGTTTGATTGAATATGAATTTAGG GTAATGAATTTAGGCAAGCCACTGAAATCGTATGGCTCAGCCTCCATCAATATCCAGTGGCCTAAAGAAAGTGCTGTGGGGAAATGGCTTCTGTACCTGGTGAAGATCACCTCGAGAGGGCTGGAACAGATCACCTGCTCACCAGAGAATGAGATCAACCCAAACGGCCTGACTGAA GGATCCACTTTCTCAAGAAGGAAGCGTCAGGCAGAGCCAAACAGGACATCTGAAGGGAGCAAAATATCTCTTTtcacagagaaaagaaaatacaaaactctg TCATGTGCTGGGGATTTGAATTGTGTGGATATCAAGTGCCCTCTACAGGGATTGGACAGTAGTGCGCACATTATACTGAGGTCTCGCCTTTGGAACACGACTTTCCTTGAA gatTATGCCTCGTATAATTATCTTGACTTGATAGTGAAAGCCTCAATCAGTCTTGATGTTTCTGCTAAGAACATTGTACTGAAGAATCCTGAGACACAG GTGAGATTGACTATCTTCCCTGAAAATACAGTGGCTCACTATGGTGGAGTGCCATGGTGGATAATTCTAGTGGCCGTACTAGCGGGAATACTGATGCTCGCTCTGCTAGTGCTTCTACTCTGGAAG TGTGGTTTCTTCAATCGTACCCAAAAAGACCAATACGATGCTGCGTATCACAAAGCTGAGATCCATGCTCAGCCCTCAGACACAGACAAGCTCTCCACTGAGGCCTAG
- the itga6a gene encoding integrin alpha-6 isoform X1, with product MEISGLRSSLNVWIFLLLLLLATASAFNLDTENALRKNGDPGSLFGFSLALHRQLQPVDKRKLLIGAPRAKALSNQGANITGGLYSCDITTHTDDCNRIEFDNDADMRVESKENQWMGVTVQSQGPGGKIVTCAHRYQRRLFVNTPQESRDITGRCYLLSQDFSIDGQSDEDGGNWKFCEGRPRGHERFGACQQGLAATFTKDYHYVIFGAPGAYNWKGIVRVEQKNNTLLEMGFYDDGPYEVGDESRLDPELVPVPANSYLGFSLDSGYNITEKGKLIVVSGAPRANHSGAVVLLRKEGEVSTMLAPEYVLEGPGLASSFGYDVAVVDLNGDGWQDIVVGAPQFFQRDGEVGGAVYVYINKAGKWSTVVPIRLNGTKDSMFGLAVENIGDINLDSYEDIAVGAPYADSGSGRVYIYHGSAYGINTKPAQILEGRPHGINMFGYSLAGNMDLDDNSYPDLAIGSLSDAAFVYRARPVISMKKEIKVTPKEIDLTKKTCGNSICLNVDVCFTYKANPVTYNPKLTISYMLETESQRRKQGLHSRMSFLDKKPTDQDFQSTGTLELRGQNKKTCHKVKLRLQENIKDKLRAIPIEVSYAIEGAKRGKSQTSLPELVPVLDSNIPSKTSTEVNFLKEGCGSDNICQSNLQLQCRFCYRESNHDIFPPLPMKNDIAVVSLSDQKDIALEVTVKNRNGDDAHEAKLMGWFGDSLSYSGFRSQKTTDKHVICAANQNGSQVDCELGNPFKRDSEVTFYIILSTARISLHTTEVEVDLQLETTSLQGGLERVRAKAKVVIELLLSVQGVAKPSQMYFGGNVRGESAMKTEEEVGSLIEYEFRVMNLGKPLKSYGSASINIQWPKESAVGKWLLYLVKITSRGLEQITCSPENEINPNGLTEGSTFSRRKRQAEPNRTSEGSKISLFTEKRKYKTLSCAGDLNCVDIKCPLQGLDSSAHIILRSRLWNTTFLEDYASYNYLDLIVKASISLDVSAKNIVLKNPETQVRLTIFPENTVAHYGGVPWWIILVAVLAGILMLALLVLLLWKCGFFKRSKYDDSIPKYHAVRIRKETRHFTDESIMFDPFEKKQWMTIWSENESYS from the exons ATGGAGATTTCTGGTCTGCGGAGTTCTCTCAATGTGTGGATTTTTCTCCTTTTGCTGCTATTGGCAACTGCAAGCGCATTTAACCTGGACACAGAAAACGCGTTGAGGAAGAACGGGGATCCCGGCAGCCTCTTTGGTTTCTCTCTCGCACTGCACCGGCAGCTACAACCAGTGGATAAGAGAAA ACTTCTGATTGGAGCTCCTAGGGCCAAAGCTTTATCCAATCAGGGTGCAAACATCACTGGGGGTTTGTACAGCTGTGACATCACCACTCATACGGATGACTGTAATCGGATTGAGTTCGACAATGACG CTGATATGCGTGTGGAGAGTAAGGAGAATCAGTGGATGGGGGTGACTGTGCAGAGTCAGGGGCCAGGTGGAAAGATTGTG ACCTGCGCTCACCGATACCAGCGACGGCTGTTTGTGAACACACCACAGGAGTCACGGGACATTACTGGGCGCTGCTACTTACTCAGTCAGGATTTCAGCATTGATGGCCAGTCAGATGAAGATGGCGGCAACTGGAAATTCTGTGAAGGTCGTCCCAGGGGTCATGAGAGGTTTGGTGCCTGTCAGCAAGGTCTGGCTGCAACTTTCACCAAAGACTACCATTATGTCATCTTTGGAGCCCCAGGAGCTTATAACTGGAAAG GAATTGTGCGAGtagagcaaaaaaacaacactctCCTGGAAATGGGCTTTTATGATGACGGCCCATATGAGGTTGGGGATGAAAGTCGTTTGGATCCAGAACTGGTGCCTGTACCTGCTAACAGTTACTTAG GTTTCTCTCTGGATTCTGGTTACAACATTACTGAGAAGGGCAAACTGATTGTGGTGTCTGGAGCTCCGAGAGCCAACCACAGTGGAGCAGTGGTGCTGCTGAGGAAAGAGGGTGAGGTGTCCACCATGCTGGCGCCAGAGTATGTGCTAGAAGGACCTGGACTTGCCTCTTCATTTGGATACGATGTAGCAGTTGTGGATCTCAATGGAGATGG ATGGCAGGACATTGTGGTGGGAGCTCCTCAGTTCTTCCAGAGAGATGGTGAGGTGGGGGGAGCAGTGTATGTCTACATCAACAAGGCTGGAAAGTGGAGCACTGTCGTCCCCATCCGCCTCAATGGAACTAAAGACTCAATGTTTGGACTGGCAGTGGAGAATATTGGAGACATCAATCTGGATTCCTATGAAG ATATTGCTGTTGGTGCTCCTTATGCAGATTCAGGCTCTGGTAGAGTGTACATCTATCATGGATCAGCTTATGGCATTAACACCAAACCAGCTCAG ATTCTGGAAGGTAGACCTCATGGCATAAACATGTTTGGCTATTCATTGGCTGGGAACATGGACTTGGACGACAACTCCTACCCAGATCTTGCCATTGGATCTCTGTCTGATGCTGCGTTTGTGTACag GGCCAGACCTGTCATCAGCATGAAGAAGGAAATCAAGGTTACACCAAAGGAAATTGACTTGACAAAGAAAACGTGTGGAAACAGTATTTG TTTGAACGTTGATGTCTGCTTTACCTATAAAGCAAATCCTGTTACTTACAACCCCAAACTGA CCATTTCCTACATGCTCGAGACAGAGTCACAACGCAGAAAGCAGGGGTTGCACTCTAGAATGTcctttctggataaaaagccAACTGATCAAGACTTCCAGTCTACAGGCACATTAGAACTGAGAGGACAGAACAAGAAAACATGTCACAAAGTCAAACTCCGACTGCAG GAGAACATCAAAGATAAACTGAGAGCAATCCCTATTGAGGTGTCCTATGCTATTGAGGGTGCTAAGAGAGGGAAAAGTCAGACCTCACTACCAGAGCTGGTGCCTGTGCTGGACTCGAATATACCAAGCAAGACCAGCACTGAA GTGAACTTCCTAAAGGAGGGGTGTGGTTCTGACAACATTTGTCAGAGTAACCTGCAGCTCCAATGCAGATTCTGTTACAGAGAATCAAACCATGACATATTTCCTCCATTGCCTAT GAAGAATGATATTGCAGTGGTATCTCTGAGTGACCAAAAGGACATTGCTCTGGAGGTAACAGTGAAGAATAGGAATGGAGATGATGCTCATGAAGCCAAACTAATGGGATGGTTTGGTGATTCGCTTTCATACTCTGGATTCAGATCTCAGAAAACTACA GACAAGCATGTGATCTGTGCGGCCAATCAGAATGGCTCACAAGTAGACTGTGAACTGGGGAACCCATTCAAAAGAGATTCTGAG GTAACTTTTTACATTATCCTGAGCACTGCCAGGATCTCCCTCCACACCACTGAGGTTGAGGTTGACCTCCAGCTAGAGAC AACGAGTCTGCAGGGGGGtttagagagagtgagggcTAAAGCTAAAGTCGTGATTGAACTTCTGCTATCAGTGCAAGG GGTTGCCAAGCCATCACAGATGTATTTTGGAGGGAATGTTAGAGGAGAGAGTGCCATGAAGACAGAGGAAGAAGTTGGCAGTTTGATTGAATATGAATTTAGG GTAATGAATTTAGGCAAGCCACTGAAATCGTATGGCTCAGCCTCCATCAATATCCAGTGGCCTAAAGAAAGTGCTGTGGGGAAATGGCTTCTGTACCTGGTGAAGATCACCTCGAGAGGGCTGGAACAGATCACCTGCTCACCAGAGAATGAGATCAACCCAAACGGCCTGACTGAA GGATCCACTTTCTCAAGAAGGAAGCGTCAGGCAGAGCCAAACAGGACATCTGAAGGGAGCAAAATATCTCTTTtcacagagaaaagaaaatacaaaactctg TCATGTGCTGGGGATTTGAATTGTGTGGATATCAAGTGCCCTCTACAGGGATTGGACAGTAGTGCGCACATTATACTGAGGTCTCGCCTTTGGAACACGACTTTCCTTGAA gatTATGCCTCGTATAATTATCTTGACTTGATAGTGAAAGCCTCAATCAGTCTTGATGTTTCTGCTAAGAACATTGTACTGAAGAATCCTGAGACACAG GTGAGATTGACTATCTTCCCTGAAAATACAGTGGCTCACTATGGTGGAGTGCCATGGTGGATAATTCTAGTGGCCGTACTAGCGGGAATACTGATGCTCGCTCTGCTAGTGCTTCTACTCTGGAAG